GCCTATTGGGACAAGCAGCCCTATGGCGGTACTTATTATACCGTAGGAAAAGCACGGATGGTGAACAGAATCATTATAAATCTTTATAAATAAAGCCTTATGAAACGATACAGCAGGACTGTCGCACAGCAGTGCAGATATTACGAGGTAAGCAACATTTTCGAGTACATGGTGGAAACCTACCTGAACGGCAACATCACCACCTTTGGAGAGCTTTACCAGGAATTGTGCAAAGAAGCGAGAAAAGATTTTATCGATTTCCTTCTCAGTGAGGTGGAGCCGATATACTGGAGAGAGATTTTGAAAATGACTGTCTAATGAATAAATCAGAAAAATATGAACGTAACGTTTGAAACCACAATTTGTGCATGGGATGAAAAAATCCCTGCACTCCTTATCCGACTGGTAAACACCCTTCTCTTTTGCCGGACAGAAGAGGAACTCCGTCAATCCATTAACAAACTTCGGGAAACGGCCGAACTGGACGAGTTTTTCACCTACGGCTACGGCTCACACCATTTCTGGTGCAACCAGCGCATTTCCAAAGGAAGTATGCAGTTCATCCAAAGCCGGTTATTCATTGCAACATTTTAACCCTCTAATACATAAATGATATGAAACCAATATCCCAAATGACACGAGAAGAGAAATTGCAGGAGATTGTAGAGTACAACCCTTGCAGGGTAGAGCGTAGTGCAGTCCTCCGTTACTTGTTGGCAGTACGCCGTAATGACACGGAACAAATCGCTTATTTCGAGAGTTTTGGCAAGAGTGTACGACATATCATACTCAATGTACGCACGTATGAAAGAGGGATGATTTTCGGTTATGTCGGCAAGCAGTTCAACGAACACGGTTGGATAAATGGCATGTTGCCGATAATAGAGGAAATCAAGTTAGACACCTTCAACACGATCCATATCGGGCAATCCGTTGACGGGACGTATGCGGTAGCCATCGACTGGTGTACCGGCACAGCCGGAGGCGGTAGCCACCCGTCCGTTTGGGATGAACCTGTCAGAGATTATAAGGAAGCTGTCCGACAAGGAATCCTTCTGTTGGAGCGACAATACAACAAAGCGGAACGTTGGTCTGTTTCCGACAGAAGCAATTACAACCCAAAGGTTATCCGCAGTCTGAAAGGAAAACTGTTGGAAATCAAGCGGAAATACACACAGCCCCGACAGTTAAGTCTGTTTTAATATTCACGAACTATAAAATCATAAGTTATGGCAACAAAAATGAACGAGAACGGAGTTTCAACCTGCAAGACGGGTGAGAAATATGAAAAATTCCAAATGACCGTAGGACGGAAAAGGCGCACGTTCTATCACTATGATTATAGGGATACGGCAGACAACGAACTTTTCTCCTGTGTGAAGCCCACATTGGAAGAGTGCAGGCGACAATGCAACGAGTGGCTTAAAAAGAAAGAGGACAAGAAATAATACAGGAACAAGCTCCCCTTACCGGAATGGAAACCGGTAAGGGGAGCTATCTTATTAGATTTTCATTCAGTTTCTCTACTCAGCGTTATCGCTGCTTTTTTTTCGGGGTATATCCGGCATAAATCATTCGGTATCCTCCTTTTCATCTTCCGCTTCATTATTAAAGGCAAAAGACTTTTGCACAACCTGACCGAAGGAATCAAGAATGTAAATGTCTATTTTCTGCTGGTCTGTGCCAAATGACCTGTAATAGAGCCTGAATGTTTCTTCCGGTAACAGATACAGGTCGTTCGGCAACAAAACCGTACCGTTCTCCATGCGAAGCTCCCCTTTGCCTGTCGGTTGGAAGTACCTGATGAAGTATTTGGTGTCCTGATACTCGCCGCTTCTTACGAGCTGACAACGGATTTCCGCTTCCTCGCCCTTTACGATTGTCGTCTGCACCGGCAAGGTCGCCAGATCAAACTCATACATCTGCTGAACGTCCAATTTGTCAGAACAGGCGGTCATATATAACAAGGCTACCAGCATACCACCTGCTATAATCATGCTTTCAATCATCTTTTTCATTCTATTATTGTTTTATCAATTCAAAATAATTTTCAATCCCACCCCGAACTGGAAATGAAAGTGTCCGCTGTCATTTCCCCAGAGGCAACGCTCACGGGCATGGAACAGCAATACCACCTGGTTGGCAAGGTAGGTTTCTATCTCCAGCGATACCGCACCGCCATAGACAAATGCATCCCCGACACACAGGCGTGAACCATCGAACAGCATGCCTGTGCCCCAATTCACGGTTTCATATCCCGCCAACACCGAACCGCCGGCATAGCAGAGAAACACCTTGTTGGCATCCGAAAGGAAATTATAATAATAGCCGCCTTCCGCAGTGAATTGGGAAACCGGGACACGTATGTCCTTGTATGGATAATACTTCTGGAGATACTCGCCACTGAATACCCACTTATGGCAGCCGTTCACATACCTGTCCATTCCCATCCCGAAATGGTAACCCAGCTCGTTACGTTTGTCCGCAGTGTGAAAGCCATCCGTCATGCCGGCGGTAATACGCAGCCCTTTTGTACCGGGCAGGCAACGTTGGGCATGTGCCTTGTCCGTCAGGACAAAGTACAAAAACATACATATAATAACAGATACCCTTTTCATACTATTTCACCTTCAGCTCGTTAATGACTCTGGCACGGATCAGCTCGGCGTTAGTCAGAATAAACCGCTGATGCCTTCCCCCGTTCTGTTCGTTCATCTCAACAACCAGCTGCTTGTCATCCGGAAGGGTGAATTTGGGCAGGGTAAATACCGTCCGTTCCGTGCTCTTTCCGTCAACCGCCGTCACATAGTTGAAGGCACGAAGCGGCACGATAACCTGTTCCTGAATGGCGGTACGTTTTGCAACCTTTTTATCCACCACCTTAAAAGTGACAAAGTCAACGGAGAATGGCACGTTGGAAGCGTTTTTCAGTTCCATATGGAAATAAAGCAGACCGTTGTGCGTATAAATCCCTTTCAGGATATACTGGATACCGAAGCGCTTGCAGCCGATATGCTTCACCAGACGTTTGTTGTTGTCATAGACGGACTTCATGATCAGCCGTACCAGCAGCGGGGACTCGCTGCCGAGTTCCGTAAGGTAGATTTCCTGCGAGTTGTTCGGCCGGTTCACCGCCTCGCCATCATGGATGAAGTCTTTCATCTCGATATTCAGCTTGGCCGGCTCGTCCGCATACTTCACGTTGAATGTATAATAGCTGCCGTCATCCGTGATCACCGCCAGATTCGTTTCACGGGAGAAGTCCCTCAACGCCGCTTTCACCCGAAGCACGTTCTCCGAACCGTCCGCTTTGCCGGCAAGAATGTCAGCCGATCCCAGATCCACATACTTGATAGCAGCCGGGAAGATAAGGTGTACAGTTTTATTAAATGTCACCTCCAAGGCGTATGGAGGAACCATCCGGTCGAATGTCACCGGACGTGTCAGCCCGTCAAACAAATCACCGGTGGACGGGCTGCGCCTTGCGTCCTCCTTATCCGGCAGCGGCGTGGTTCCCGTTTCTCCGGAATCCGCCGTTTCTTCCGTGTCATTTCCCGTCTTTCCCACTTTCACGGTCTTTTGTGCATACGCACCGGTCATACCAATGGCAAAAGCCATCATTAAAATTACTTTTTTCATGCTTGTTGTTTTTTCTTGATTAATAAATTGATTTTAACCGTTTATTGTCTTGACACGAGCAATAGCTCGTAATCCGCCTTCAAAGTCGCCTTGACACTCCTGAACTTTGTGGAAAGGTATTGCGATGCGCCCTGTATCACCCCTTTGCCCAAGTCCGCAGCCAGCTGTGCACCGGCATTGCTGGAGATATTGATGCTGCTTCCCATTGCCGAACCCATGTTGGCCGCCATCTCCTTGACGGCGGTAAGCTCCTGCGATCCCCTGACCTCAATGCCCTTCATGCCCCTCGTATTATAAGCATCCAGTTCCACCGGCAGGATTGTTCCCTGAAAGGCGACCGAGGAAACGGTGATTTCCATGCGTTCACCGCTGATTTTCGCCGTGCCGGTCAGTATCGTGTTGGCGGGTATGTACAACTCTCCGGCCTGCACCGGCTCCAGCAGGCGGAGTCCCACCTCCTGACCATCGCTGCCCGAAACCGTTACCGTCCTGTACACGCAGGCACGGATACCGTTCCTTTCCGTACGGCTCCGGACTGTCCCCACCGTGTGGAAACCCATGTTTCTGGGCTTGCCGTACTGTCTGGCGAACTCTTCATCGGACAAGGGTGCGGCCAGCAGGCTAACCACCCGTTCCGCTACCTGCGTAACCGGGCAGACCGGCATTTTACCCGTAGAGGAGGACACGGCGACCTGTTTGGTTTCACCACCGCCCGGCATGTATCTTGCCGCCATCTCGTAGGACTTCTCCATCAGCCGCAGTTGTTCCTCACCGTTTTCTCTGGCCTTGCGCTCTTCCTCCGCCTGACGCTCCAGCTCCTGAATACGCCATTCCAGTTCCAGCGTTTTCTGGTCATCTTCCGCAGGCCGTATTTCATAAAAACTGCCTAACTGCCGGTTGATGTCTTGATAGGCATTGGCGGAGGAACGGATAGACGGACTGCCGTTGTCCGTGTCCTCTTCCGTCAGGAATACCTCGTCCGCCACCGGCTCTTCCTGTTCCAGCGATACCGCCAGATCCTGGAGCGTGTTCATTTTCTCCTTTTGTTTCTTTTCAAAGGCACTTTGTTCGTAGGCGGTCTTTTTATCCGACGGCAGCCCCTTGTCCTCCGGCATCGGGACATCCACGTTGAATCCCTCCCTTAATGGCTCGTCGCTGTCAGAAGGAGCGAATATCAGCCACATCGCTCCCAGAAACACGAGAAAGAACAACGGATACACGAGCATCTTCTTTCGTTTGAGCATCTCTTCCGGAGTCAGAGGTCTGGCCTCTTTCTTCCCCTGTTTCGGCGTTTGCCCTTTCTCTTCCGCTTTTTCAGACGTTGCAGCGTTCGCCGGTTGCCGTTCCTGATTTTTTAGGTTCTCCATAATCCACCTGATTTTTAATGTTTATACTATCCTTGTTTATCCCCCTGTACAGTTCCATCCGCCTGATATGCTCCATTTGCAACTGCTCCCCCTCATGCCTGCCGATGCGGTATATCGAAGATACCGTCATGTATATCGACAGACAGCCGAAGCCGGTGAGCATGGCCACCACGCAGACGAGCCGTACATCGGGCGACATCCGTCCGCACAGATAGCGGAGTCCGGCGTCTATCCTGTCAGGCACGTACCTGATCCATTTTTTCAATCGGTTCATTTCCTGTCTTTTTTTAAGTTATCGTTCAACGGTTCTCAAATCCCGGTTCTCCACGATATTGAACTGCTCCATCGTGAAGCCGTGCGGGTTATTGTCCGACCTGACCGAGTTCAACAGCCGGCAACGGGTTACAAGGCTCCGTTCCGTGATGTTGCTCGACCTGACGAGCGACTGCCGTGCGTAAGTTGTCACCACATACGGGTAGCTGTTGAAATCGCACGCCACGCTGTCCACCCGGATGCTCTGGTTGATATTGGCCGAGATTATACGGTTGTAATACCCCTTTTCCTCCCAGTCCTTGTAGTAGCGGAACGCACTCTCGTCGCACAGGAACAACGCCCGGCGGATATTCGACTCGATAGCCGCCTTGTCGGGCGACAAGGTGAAAAACAGCTCGTGGAAACGCCGGATATGTTCTTTCGCCTCCACCGGCCTGTTCTGCGAAAGGTCTTGGGAAAGAGCAAGTATCAGGGACTTCCCATTGTCCAGCACATAGATTTTCTCCCTCTGCCGTTCGGCGAACCGGTAGGAGCTCCAGAGAGCATAGCCGGTAACCAGGGCACAGAGCGAAACGAACACGATCCCCATCGTGCGAATTTGCCGGAAGCTCGTTTCTATATTCTTTAAACTTTTAAATTCCATACATCTCTAATATTTACGTTGGTTCATCTTCCTCTTAACTTGCCGGCTATATGCCCGATGGAAGCACCGGTGATGGCGGCAGCCGCACGTCCGCCCTTCAGTGACCACGAGTTGACCTGCTTGCCGTAATTGCCGGCTCCCGATGCCTGAATCACCCATGTGGATACTGTCGGAATGGTGAAATAGCCCACAATGGCTATCAGCATGAAGATGATGTAAGCGGAATTGTTCACGTCGGGCACATAGGCGGGATCGCTTAGTGCGGCGATGTCCTTCTCGATCATCAGCACCTGAATCCTTGCCAGCACGGAGCTGAACAGGTCGGATATGGGCAGCCACAGATAGATGCTGATATACTGGCAAATCCATTGGATCATTGTATTGTGGAAGCCGTCGTACACCGATATGGCGAATGACAGAGGTCCCAGAATGCTCAATACGATCAGGAAGAAGGTTCTCAGCGTGTCCAGTACCAGCGAAACCGACTGGAACAGCAGTTCCAGAAAGCTGCGGAAGAAATTGCTCACGCTCTGCCTGGCCTGGTATTTGAGGCGTTCCGCCGCCATGCCCGCCATGGCCTTCAAATCCGAAGGCGACCATCCCAGATCTTCGATCTGGCGTTCATATTCCTCGTTATCGACCAGATACGCCGTTTCCGGATTTCTCGTCATCGCCTCGTATTCCAGTTTCTGCCGCTTCTCGGAATACTCCCGTATGTTCAGTGTCTGGCCTTCCATGATACTGTGGCAGCCGGTGACCACCGGACTCATGATACCGTTGATAGTCCCCAGAACGAATGTGGGGAAAAACATGATGCACACCCCCAGACAAAAAGGTCTGAAGAGCGGATAAATGTCAATCGGCTCGGCTCTCGAAAGAGCCTGCCACACCCGTGAGGCCACATAGAACAGCGCACCCAGCGCAGCCACTCCGGTAGCCACACCCGTGATGTCCGAACAGAGCGGCATCATCTCGTCATAAAGGTTACGCAACACTTCGTGAAGGTTGCCGAAAGTTTCCTCGCCTGTCATGTCACCAGTATTTTTGATTGTCCGTTCCGTACAAGTCCAGCACCCTTTGGGTATCATTCTTCTTTTTCGCACGCAGGTAAGAGATACCGATGTTCCGGTTCGTGTAATACCTGACCAGATTGCGTTGGTTTCTCACGTCACGGTACACACGGTCTATCACGTCCATGCGCTCCTTGTCCGTCATAGAAAGGCCGGTGGAGGTCACAACGATCTTCATCTCGTTCAGCATACCACTGCTTTCTTCCAGCATCTTCGCATATCCGGAGGCGATTGCCGAAAGCTCGTCCGGCGTATAGTTCCCGTCCGTCAGCATTTTCTGGAAAGAATTTACATAGATGTCCGATATTTCACCGACCAAGAGAACGGTCTGCTGCACCTTACGGGCATCTTTCACCAGATTGTTGACCGCTTTCAAAGCGTCGTAATAACGCTTCCCCTGTTCGTAGATCTTGACTGTTTCCTGAAAATTCTTCACCATATTTTCTGCCGTCGTCGTGGTCTGCACCACGTTACGGGTCGTATTCACGATGCTTTGTGCAAGGTTCGAGGGATCGAACGTTACCCATTGCGCCTTTACCGCCATAGTCGGACAAAGCAGCCCGGCCAGACAGACAGCCATTATTCGTTTCATGTCTTTTAAAATTTTAACGTTAAATAAATCGGATAGTTTTCTTTCCATTTACAGGAGAACCGGAGTTCTCCTTTTTCTTATGAATCATCCGCACGTACATATATCTCTTCGGTAGCCAGCACCAGACGGTCTTCCTCCCGGTCATAAGCGAGCTGCACCCTTCCCAGAAGATCCGCCCAGATGATGCCGCCGCTTTGGTGGATCGTGCCGACCACCACCGCATCAAGGTGGTAGGTCAGGGCAATCTTGTATGTACCACCATCACGGAATACGGTGACGGGCGGCGACTTGCGGCTGCTTTTCCACTCCCCGCATATCCAGTAGAGCGGAAACAAGGTTTCATACTCCATAAGCACTTACGGTATTTCATTGTTTTGATTCCGTTTCTTTTCCGCAAGCCTTCGGATAGCCAGTTCGATATTGCCGCCCAGTTCCTTTGTGAGCCCTTCCAGTTCCACCTTCTCGCTCTCTTCGGTCGAATAGCAAAGGTATTCTTCGAGTGATACCTCCGTGGCGTACACTGTTGACTGCACACCCCCCAACCCAAACCAGACCTCCTTGTATTTGCGTCTTGGATCATTAGACATATTCACCGACAGGATCTGCGCCTTTTCCTTGTCCGTCAGACCCAGCAGGGACTGTATCTGCGAGAACTTGTTAAGATACTTCCTCTGGTCAAGCAAAATCTTGCAGTCGCTGTTGTTCACTATGGACTCCTTCACGATAGGAGAGGAAATGATGTCATCGACTTCCTGCGTCACAACAACCGCCTCTCCGTAAAATTTGCGGACAGTCTTGAACAGGTAGCGGATATAGTCCGCCATCCCTTCTTTGGCAATGGCCTTGCCGGGTAGGTCAGAGGCATTACTGCCCCTTTCCCCCCTCAGAACCGTACGTGAAAGTTTCCAATCATACGGCTCAAGCAGTGTTAAATTTCTATTTAATAGAAACCAGCTCATAGTTACATCTTATTAGTTTGAATGACTTTTCTTCTACAACTGTCATGTAGCAGATTATTTACTTTCTTGCCGTTGACTGTTTGTTGGGAAGTTCCCCAAGGATGTTCCTTGTCTATGGGTTTACCACATACGGGACATAAATGGTTCTGTCTTTCCCACATGTACAGCAACGATTTTCTACCGTTGAGCGACTGTAGCATCTTGTAAGTCTTGCGCTTTTCAAAATACTCTGTCCATTCGGGGGCAAAGGGATTTGCTTCACCTTTTACCTTGACATATCGGGTAATCTTTGTGTCATACAGCCTTTTCAGAGCAATCCTGTCATCAGTCTTGCCTTTCTTGAAGTTTGCCACGAAGCACCAGTTACGGTTCTTTACCCGTGTAAAGTATCGGTCGGCAATCCAATATTTGCCTTTCTTGGGGTGTCGTCTTGTAGCCCATTGCCATAACTTTTCAAATATCAGGTAGTCAGCTTTTCTGAATGTGTCAGAAGCCACACAATTCTTGTAGTAGTTTACCCAGCCTGTTATCACAGGATTCAAGAGCCTTATAAGTGATTCCTGTTTGCTTCCTTTATTGGAATCGATGATTCCTCGGATTTTCTGCATGAATTTCTTCAGGCTCTTTTTGGACGGTTTGATTAGAAGCACTCCTTTGTATTTTCGGATATTGTACCCAAGAAAATCAAATCCGTCATCAATATGTGTAATCTTTGTTTTCTCTTCCGACAGGGTTAATCCCCTTTCTTTGAGAAAGTCCACTACTAACGGTTTGATTTCTTCCAAAGCTTCCTTGTTTCTACCCGTGATGATAAAATCATCCGCATAGCGTACAAGATGTACTTTAGGATAGTAGGTCGTCGTTTTCCTGGTTACAAATTTCTTGTGATACTTCTCTGCAAGCATAGTTTGCAGTCCGTCCAGTGTCATATTCGCAAGAGTTGGTGAAATGATACCGCCCTGTGGAGTGCCCTCTTCCGTGGGGAATAGCTCCTTGTTGAAGACGAAACCGCATTTGAGCCATTTCCGCAGCATCACTTTATCCATAGGGATATTGTTCAGCAGCCATTCGTGGCTGATGTGGTCGAAACAACCTTGGATGTCACCCTCCATAATCCATTCGGGAGAAGCTTTCTTCGCAAGGACACAAAAACATTGTTCCCTTGCATCTCCGGTACTTCTCTCTTTACGGAAACCGTAGGAATTACTGTCCGCAGTTGTTTCCGATACAGGTTCCAACGCAAGCAGGTATAATGCCTGCATAGCCCTGTCTTTCATTGTCGGGATACCTAAAGGACGTAATTTCCCGTTACTCTTTTTGATATTGACCCTTTTTAACGGCTGGGGCTTGTAGCCTCTTCTTTTCAGTTCACCGATAGCCTTGAATCTGGCATTGGGAGTTGACCATTTCACCTTGTCAACGCCTGCGGTGTCACTGCCACTGTTTGATGTAACACGCTTTACGGCTAAAGCCTTAGCGTAAAACGAATGCGTCAGCACCCACTGCAAGGATTTCACCCTGCCGTGTTTGCCCGCCTTTTGAGCTTTTACAATACGTGCTTGTAGCTTATTAACCGCTATCACACACTTGTTCCAGTCTATGCTTTCCCAAGTGCTCCATTTACGGTCAGTAGATGCACACGATGTTTTAATTTCGTTCATTTGCTTTTCTCCTTTAATAAGTTCTATAAGTTTCTTGTAAAACATCCACCATGCGGAAGTCTGCCCACTTTCGTGTGAGGTGATGTTTCAACCTCTATCCGTCCCATTACAGAACGGCATTCGCTTTCTCCGCATTCCTCTGCCCGCACTCCATTCGGCTTCACTTACGGTCTGCTTACCTGCTGTTACACAGGAGAAGTACGGGTTTACCATGTTTCTTGTATATGACAAACGAATGGGTTAGAATCCGTCTATCCGCCGGCAGTCGTTATGTCCGTGTAACCTTAGCATGGAGAAGGTTAACCGACTGCATCCCTTTTGGGTTAGAGCCCAGTATCATTAGCAGCTCATTCGAAGTTACGACGTTTATCAACGGTTCACATTACGTTATTCATACCATTCAGCCTGGCTCCCCTGTCGTTCGATACTAACGGCAGTTGTCATCCCCTCACGGTTCAGACTTCTCCTTTCGGAAGGGCTTCATTGTTGGTTCTGTTACCGCACGGGTTCATTGCTTAATACCGCACGTTCCCATAGGCTACTGTTGACGGAACAACAGGTTCAATCGTTCTATTCCCAACTCGTGGAATGAAAGTTGAACAATCATATACAAGACTTACATGTCACAGCCACGCTTCCTCTATGATGATCATCTTGCGTACCCCTTTCAGACGACGCATCTTGTTGATAAACAACTCCATAATAATAATAGTCGTCACCGGAAAAAGAATGGGGTGATCTTTGATCTGATCAATTTCGAAGACGATAAACCGCTTACCGAGCAAGTCAAGCTGCTTGTCGGAGTTAAGCAGAAAATCATATTCTCCACCACGGTAATAAGGCTCCAGCACGTTCAGGAACCCCGCAAGGTCGAAATCCTTTTCCCGGACTTCTTTCTCTTCCAGTATCCTCCGGTAGTCCGTTTTCACGAACTCGTAGAAGGTGTTGAACGAGGGAACGATGCTTTCATCCTCCTTGATGCGCCTGATATACAGGGACACCGCATTGGACAGAGCCACTTCTTCCGAACGTGTCGCCGGTTCATTGTCCTTTTTCCAGAGTGTGAGGATTAGTGTCTTGATACTCTCACGCTTCTCAATATCGAAAACTTTATCATCCGTGAAAAAAGGGTTGAACGCTATCGGGTTTTCGTCCGTATAAGTGAAATAGATACCGTCCTTTCCACCGCTCTTCTGGTGTATCAGCGAGCAAAGCCCCTGGTAACTGTTTCCCGTGTCGATCAATACCACGTGCGTGCCCTGTTCATAATATTGCCTCGCCAAATGATTCATAAAGAATGACTTGCCGCTTCCCGAACCGCCCAATACGAATTTGTTGCGGTTGGTGGTTACGCCACGTTTCATCGGCAGGTCGGAGATGTCCACGTGCAGCGGTTTTCCGCTGATACGGTCTGACATCTTCAGTCCGAAAGGTGAAACGGAGCTGCGGTAGTTCGTTTCTTCCACCCAGAAGCAGAGAGCCTGTTCGATGAACGTGTAGAAGCTCTCCTCTGCCGGAAAGTCAGCGCCGTTCCCCGGTATCGCCGCCCAGTACAGCGTGGCGGCGTCCACCGTATTATGGCGTGGCTTGCATTCCATCATAGCGATCTGGCTGCCCACGTCATTACGCATATTC
The nucleotide sequence above comes from Bacteroides intestinalis DSM 17393. Encoded proteins:
- a CDS encoding DUF3873 domain-containing protein — protein: MATKMNENGVSTCKTGEKYEKFQMTVGRKRRTFYHYDYRDTADNELFSCVKPTLEECRRQCNEWLKKKEDKK
- a CDS encoding DUF3872 domain-containing protein, giving the protein MKKMIESMIIAGGMLVALLYMTACSDKLDVQQMYEFDLATLPVQTTIVKGEEAEIRCQLVRSGEYQDTKYFIRYFQPTGKGELRMENGTVLLPNDLYLLPEETFRLYYRSFGTDQQKIDIYILDSFGQVVQKSFAFNNEAEDEKEDTE
- a CDS encoding conjugal transfer protein TraO gives rise to the protein MKRVSVIICMFLYFVLTDKAHAQRCLPGTKGLRITAGMTDGFHTADKRNELGYHFGMGMDRYVNGCHKWVFSGEYLQKYYPYKDIRVPVSQFTAEGGYYYNFLSDANKVFLCYAGGSVLAGYETVNWGTGMLFDGSRLCVGDAFVYGGAVSLEIETYLANQVVLLFHARERCLWGNDSGHFHFQFGVGLKIILN
- the traM gene encoding conjugative transposon protein TraM, with product MENLKNQERQPANAATSEKAEEKGQTPKQGKKEARPLTPEEMLKRKKMLVYPLFFLVFLGAMWLIFAPSDSDEPLREGFNVDVPMPEDKGLPSDKKTAYEQSAFEKKQKEKMNTLQDLAVSLEQEEPVADEVFLTEEDTDNGSPSIRSSANAYQDINRQLGSFYEIRPAEDDQKTLELEWRIQELERQAEEERKARENGEEQLRLMEKSYEMAARYMPGGGETKQVAVSSSTGKMPVCPVTQVAERVVSLLAAPLSDEEFARQYGKPRNMGFHTVGTVRSRTERNGIRACVYRTVTVSGSDGQEVGLRLLEPVQAGELYIPANTILTGTAKISGERMEITVSSVAFQGTILPVELDAYNTRGMKGIEVRGSQELTAVKEMAANMGSAMGSSINISSNAGAQLAADLGKGVIQGASQYLSTKFRSVKATLKADYELLLVSRQ
- a CDS encoding TraL conjugative transposon family protein gives rise to the protein MNRLKKWIRYVPDRIDAGLRYLCGRMSPDVRLVCVVAMLTGFGCLSIYMTVSSIYRIGRHEGEQLQMEHIRRMELYRGINKDSINIKNQVDYGEPKKSGTATGERCNV
- the traK gene encoding conjugative transposon protein TraK, whose protein sequence is MEFKSLKNIETSFRQIRTMGIVFVSLCALVTGYALWSSYRFAERQREKIYVLDNGKSLILALSQDLSQNRPVEAKEHIRRFHELFFTLSPDKAAIESNIRRALFLCDESAFRYYKDWEEKGYYNRIISANINQSIRVDSVACDFNSYPYVVTTYARQSLVRSSNITERSLVTRCRLLNSVRSDNNPHGFTMEQFNIVENRDLRTVER
- the traJ gene encoding conjugative transposon protein TraJ is translated as MTGEETFGNLHEVLRNLYDEMMPLCSDITGVATGVAALGALFYVASRVWQALSRAEPIDIYPLFRPFCLGVCIMFFPTFVLGTINGIMSPVVTGCHSIMEGQTLNIREYSEKRQKLEYEAMTRNPETAYLVDNEEYERQIEDLGWSPSDLKAMAGMAAERLKYQARQSVSNFFRSFLELLFQSVSLVLDTLRTFFLIVLSILGPLSFAISVYDGFHNTMIQWICQYISIYLWLPISDLFSSVLARIQVLMIEKDIAALSDPAYVPDVNNSAYIIFMLIAIVGYFTIPTVSTWVIQASGAGNYGKQVNSWSLKGGRAAAAITGASIGHIAGKLRGR
- a CDS encoding DUF4141 domain-containing protein, giving the protein MKRIMAVCLAGLLCPTMAVKAQWVTFDPSNLAQSIVNTTRNVVQTTTTAENMVKNFQETVKIYEQGKRYYDALKAVNNLVKDARKVQQTVLLVGEISDIYVNSFQKMLTDGNYTPDELSAIASGYAKMLEESSGMLNEMKIVVTSTGLSMTDKERMDVIDRVYRDVRNQRNLVRYYTNRNIGISYLRAKKKNDTQRVLDLYGTDNQKYW
- a CDS encoding DUF3876 domain-containing protein; translation: MEYETLFPLYWICGEWKSSRKSPPVTVFRDGGTYKIALTYHLDAVVVGTIHQSGGIIWADLLGRVQLAYDREEDRLVLATEEIYVRADDS
- the ltrA gene encoding group II intron reverse transcriptase/maturase, with translation MNEIKTSCASTDRKWSTWESIDWNKCVIAVNKLQARIVKAQKAGKHGRVKSLQWVLTHSFYAKALAVKRVTSNSGSDTAGVDKVKWSTPNARFKAIGELKRRGYKPQPLKRVNIKKSNGKLRPLGIPTMKDRAMQALYLLALEPVSETTADSNSYGFRKERSTGDAREQCFCVLAKKASPEWIMEGDIQGCFDHISHEWLLNNIPMDKVMLRKWLKCGFVFNKELFPTEEGTPQGGIISPTLANMTLDGLQTMLAEKYHKKFVTRKTTTYYPKVHLVRYADDFIITGRNKEALEEIKPLVVDFLKERGLTLSEEKTKITHIDDGFDFLGYNIRKYKGVLLIKPSKKSLKKFMQKIRGIIDSNKGSKQESLIRLLNPVITGWVNYYKNCVASDTFRKADYLIFEKLWQWATRRHPKKGKYWIADRYFTRVKNRNWCFVANFKKGKTDDRIALKRLYDTKITRYVKVKGEANPFAPEWTEYFEKRKTYKMLQSLNGRKSLLYMWERQNHLCPVCGKPIDKEHPWGTSQQTVNGKKVNNLLHDSCRRKVIQTNKM